In Streptococcus sp. SN-1, a single genomic region encodes these proteins:
- a CDS encoding ATP-binding protein: protein MLLLFGICSEELIRLFRSAEMLDARDYVKVLFLKRNRMVKNLLANEDTEQQFSEFLHNEILQNVMAIKNFNKYSSNQAFGEQINLVTEELVQRIRERMDYYQPMVETDEQLDIQYKGLINRIVKRYHAENEVVTQFPAHFRLLSPYDKIAYRLVEELATNAVKYASGGRISLKIDVHDDAIFIISENDCLQTEKSLGYGLKNMSNKISVLGGQMQIFENNKRFRVEITLPIDKELCYENFVN from the coding sequence ATGTTACTATTGTTCGGGATTTGTTCGGAAGAATTGATTCGCCTTTTTCGTTCTGCTGAAATGCTAGATGCTAGGGATTATGTAAAAGTTCTCTTTTTAAAGCGTAACCGTATGGTGAAAAATCTGCTGGCAAATGAAGATACAGAACAACAGTTCTCCGAATTTCTTCACAATGAAATCCTGCAAAATGTGATGGCAATAAAAAATTTCAATAAATATAGTAGCAATCAAGCTTTTGGTGAACAGATCAATCTGGTAACAGAGGAGTTGGTTCAGCGGATTCGTGAGCGGATGGATTATTATCAGCCAATGGTAGAAACAGACGAGCAGTTAGATATCCAGTATAAAGGGTTGATTAATCGGATTGTCAAGCGCTATCACGCAGAAAATGAAGTCGTCACACAGTTTCCTGCCCACTTTAGGCTTTTATCTCCTTACGATAAAATTGCCTATCGTCTGGTTGAGGAGTTGGCGACCAATGCCGTTAAGTACGCTAGTGGTGGAAGGATTTCTTTGAAGATTGATGTGCATGATGACGCTATTTTTATCATTTCTGAAAATGACTGCCTTCAAACAGAAAAATCCTTAGGTTATGGCTTGAAAAATATGTCTAATAAAATTAGTGTTTTAGGTGGTCAAATGCAGATTTTTGAAAATAATAAGAGATTTCGTGTAGAAATTACTCTCCCGATTGATAAGGAGTTGTGTTATGAAAATTTTGTTAATTGA